In Cryptomeria japonica chromosome 10, Sugi_1.0, whole genome shotgun sequence, a genomic segment contains:
- the LOC131045565 gene encoding protein LURP-one-related 11, with the protein MSQVHPDSPLSPNVCIDHKFCSTSSTVFTVWKKSLLLNGKGFTVFDSLGHLVFRVDNYASNAKNEVLLMDDAGQLLFTLRRKKWSVGKRWEGFRGDPMESEKPAFSIIKSLGFSNKISANVFANGSRKTKVCDYQIEGSCKSSCTIFSASGEIIAQVKRKEAKSDVMLGNDILNLVVEAGVDQAFVMGLLIIFNQIS; encoded by the exons ATGAGTCAAGTTCATCCTGACTCTCCCTTGTCTCCCAATGTTTGTATTGATCATAAATTTTGTTCAACCTCATCTACTGTCTTCACAGTTTGGAAGAAATCTCTCTTACTGAATGGCAAAGGATTCACTGTGTTTGATTCGTTGGGGCATCTGGTTTTCAGAGTGGATAATTACGCATCCAATGCTAAAAATGAAGTACTTCTCATGGATGATGCAGGGCAGCTTCTTTTCACATTGAGGCGCAAG AAATGGAGTGTTGGGAAAAGATGGGAAGGTTTCAGAGGAGACCCCATGGAGTCTGAAAAGCCCGCATTTAGCATTATAAAGTCGCTGGGATTCTCAAACAAAATTTCTGCCAATGTATTTGCCAATGGAAGTAGAAAAACCAAGGTTTGCGATTACCAGATCGAAGGGTCGTGCAAGTCATCCTGCACAATATTCAGTGCTTCAGGAGAGATAATTGCACAG GTTAAACGAAAGGAAGCTAAATCAGATGTAATGCTTGGGAATGATATTCTGAATCTGGTTGTGGAAGCGGGAGTAGATCAAGCCTTTGTAATGGGGCTTCTTATTATCTTTAATCAGATTAGTTGA
- the LOC131045535 gene encoding protein LURP-one-related 5-like — MSQAHPDSPLSPHVCIDLKFCSTSSTVFTVWKKSLLLNGKGFTVFDSLGHLVFRVDNYASNAKNEVLLMDDAGQLLLTLRHKKWSVGKRWEAFRGDPMESEKPAFSLIKSLGFSNKITANVFTNGSRKTKVCDYQMEGSCKSSCTIFSASGEIIAQVKRKEAKSDLMLGNDILNLVVEAGVDQAFVMGLLIIFYQIS; from the exons ATGAGTCAAGCTCATCCTGACTCTCCCTTGTCTCCACATGTTTGTATTGATCTTAAATTTTGTTCAACTTCATCTACTGTCTTCACGGTTTGGAAGAAATCCCTCTTGCTAAATGGCAAAGGATTCACTGTGTTTGATTCGTTGGGACATCTGGTTTTCAGAGTGGATAATTATGCATCCAATGCCAAAAATGAAGTACTTCTCATGGATGATGCAGGCCAGCTTCTTCTAACATTGAGGCACAAG AAATGGAGTGTTGGGAAAAGATGGGAAGCATTCAGAGGAGATCCCATGGAGTCTGAGAAGCCCGCATTTAGTCTTATAAAGTCGCTGGGATTCTCAAACAAAATTACTGCCAATGTATTTACAAATGGAAGTAGAAAAACCAAGGTTTGCGATTACCAGATGGAAGGGTCGTGCAAGTCATCCTGCACAATATTCAGTGCTTCAGGAGAGATCATTGCACAG GTTAAACGAAAGGAGGCCAAATCCGATCTAATGTTGGGGAATGATATTCTGAATCTGGTTGTGGAAGCAGGAGTAGATCAAGCCTTTGTAATGGGGCTTCTTATTATCTTTTATCAGATAAGTTGA